The region TGCGTGCCGAGCAGCGTCTTCGACAGGCGCTGGCGGCCCTGCACAGCATTTTCGAACTGCCGTCCGAGCGGCTGCACTTCAAATTGCGCAAACCGCAGAAGGGCAGCGCCCAGTACGAGCGCCAGAGCCAGGCCCAGCGATTCTTCGAACTGGTCGAGCACGACTGCCGGCTGAGCGTGAACTTCGACGACTATCTCGACACTGGCCTGTTTCTGGATCACCGGCCGCTGCGTCTGCGCCTGCAACGTGAATCGCGCGACAAGCGCGTGCTTAACCTGTTCTGCTACACCGGCAGCGCCACCGCGCATGCGGCGGTGGGCGGCGCCTCGCGCACGCTGTCGGTTGATCTGTCCAAACCCTATCTCGAATGGGCGGCGCGCAACCTGCAAGCCAACGGCTTCGCGTCCACGCTACAGACGCGCCGCGGCGTGCGTTCCGCCTGGAACGAACCGCATGTGCTGCTGCAGGCCGACTGCCTGCAATGGCTGCGCGAACAAGCCGCCGACCCGGCCTCGCCGCGCTTCGACCTGATCTTCTGCGACCCACCGACCTTCTCCAATTCCAAACGCATGGAGGAAGTGCTGGACACGCAGCGCGATCACGTGGAAATGATCCGCAACGCCGCCGCCCTGTTGCGTCCCGGCGGCACGCTGTATTTCTCGACCAATCGGCGACGCTTCAAGCTCGACGACGCGGCATCGGCCGGCCTGCACGTCGAGGACATCACGCAACAAACGCTGGACGAGGATTTCAAACGTCCGCCGCCCGCGCACCGCTGCTGGAAAGTCACACAGCTCTGAGCGGCGAAGTTCCCGGCTGGCACAGGCATTGCGGCGCACTTGCTTGAATCCATCGCCCTGCCCGACGACCGATGACGCGACAACCACGCTTTGCCGCTTATCCACGCCGCAGTCCCTGGCTTGCCGGCCTTGCTCTCACGGTCCTCGCCGGACCCGCTCTGGCCGCCGACAGACTCAAGCTGATCCTCGACGACGACGTGCCGATGTTGCACCCGGCACAGCTGATGGCCTTGCAGTCGCCGCGCGTGGACGTGCTCGGCATCACCATCGTCAGCGGCTCCACCTGGCGCGACGAGAACGTGGCCCACGCGCTGCGCATGCTGGAGATCATCGATCGCCCCGAGGTGCCGGTCGTACCGGGTTCGGCATTCCCATTGGTCAATACCGAAAAGGAGACAGAACGCTGGGAGTCGCTGTTCGGCAAGCTGGTGTTCAAGGGTCCGTGGATGAAGCAATGGGTCGAGGACACCGTGCAGACCGCACCGAACTACCACGCACACGATGTCGTACCCGACTTGCCGGAAGGCAATCCGAGCCTCGAAGCCTCCGATGAAATCGCGGCGAATTTCCTGATCCGCAAGGTTCGTGAATTTCCGGGCGAGGTCACGATCATCGCCACCGGTCCGCTGACCAATCTGGCGCTGGCGCAGCGGCTCGACCCCGAGTTCGCCGCCACGGCCAAGCAGCTGATCTACATGGGCGGCAGCATCAACCCGCGGCAGATGCGCGATTCGGTGTCCGCCGCGCAGTTCGCCCGTGAATTCATCAACACCCCGCGCCTGGAATTCAATTTCCGCTGGGACCCGGAAGCCGCGAGCATCACGCTGCGTGCGCCCTGGAAGAAGATCACGATGATTCCCGTGGACCCCTCGACCGCGACCGAACTCACGCCGAAGCTGGTCGAGCGCATGAGCGCCGCCGGCACGCCGCTGTCGAAGGCCTTCCAGGACCATCTGGAAACCGGCTTTCCCTTGTGGGACGAAATCGCCACAGCGGTGTGGCTGGACCCGTCGATCATCACGAAAAGCAGTCCGCTCTACGTGGACGTGGACACCAGTTTCAGTGCCGGCTACGGCCAGACCTTGTCATGGTCCGAGCACTACCAGCCGGGACTCGGCGAACAGCTTCAGACCGTGGTGCGGGCAATCGACGTGGAGCGGCTTGAGAACATGATGGTGGAACTGATGAACCGTCCATTGCAACGCGGAACATCGGAACAGTACTGAAAAGCTGCCTCGCGCAAAGACGCCAGGGCACAAAGAAAACGCCGAAGAACAGACGGGCAAGCGGTGCTTGTACCTCGGAACAAATCCTTCGCGTCTTTGCGTCTTTGCGCGAGCCCCGCTTTTGGCCGTCGCCCGGCCAACGCCAAACCCTGGATCAGAGCTTCAGCACCAGCTTGCCGATGTGCGCGCTGCTTTCCATCATGCGGTGCGCCTCGGCCGCGTCATCCAGCGCGAAGATCTGGTGGATCACCGGTTTGAGCTGTCCGCTCTCGATCAGCGGCCAGACCCGCTGACGCAGCTGCGCGGCAATCGCGGCCTTGAATGCCACCGAGCGCGGTCGCAGCGTCGAACCGCTCACCGACAGGCGACGGCTCATGATCTTGCCCAGGTTCACGGTGGCGCGAGCGCCGCCGAGCAGGGCGATGATCACGATTCGGCCATCTTCCGCGAGGCAGTCGATCTCGCGCGGAACGTAATCCCCGGCCACCATGTCGAGAATCACATCAACGCCGCGACCGCCGGTGTGCTCGCGAACCACGGCGACGAAATCCTGTTCCCGATAGTTGATCGCCGTGGCGCCAAGCGATTCGCAGGCCTGACACTTTTCAGCGCTGCCCGCCGTGGCGAACACCGGATGACCAAGCGCGCTGGCGATCTGGATCGCCGTCACGCCGATGCCGCTGCTGCCGCCCTGCACCAACAGCGATTCGCCCGGCGCCAGCGCCGCGCGGTCGAAGACATTGCTCCACACCGTAAAGCAGGTTTCCGGCAAAACGGCCGCCTGAATCTCGTCCAGACCGTCCGGAATCGGAAGACACACGCCGTTGTCCGCGAGACAGTACTCGGCATAGCCGCCGCCGTGGACCAGGGCGCAAACCCGGTCGCCGACGGCGAAACCGGAGTCACCGCAGTCGCCGTCAACGATCGTGCCTGCCACTTCCAGGCCCGGCAGATCGGAGGCTCCCGGCGGCGGCGGATAGGCACCCATGCGCTGAAACACGTCGGGCCGGTTCACGCCGGCAGCGGCGACCCGAATCAGCACCTGAGCCGGTCCGGGAGTCGGGCGCGGTCGCTCGCAGGCCTTCAGCACCTCCGGCCCACCCGGTTCGCTGATCTCGATCGCCTTCATGGTCTGGCTCATTACTTTACGTGCTCCTCTGCGGGGACAGGACATATTCGTGTCATGCACGGAGTCCAGACTCTACCGGTTCTACTCGCCGGACCCTCCAAACGTGTCGGAATCGCCGCGCTCCATCGTCTCATTGCTGATCGAGGTTCGTCCGATCTCGCCGGTCACGAGCATCGCCGAGGCCGCCGACCTGCTGCTGGGCAATGAATACGATCGCCTGCTGTGCCTGCCAATCGTGTCCAACGGCACGGTGGTCGGTGTACTCAGCCGCAATCAGTTGAACCAGATTTTCATGCATCGCTACGGTCGCGAATTGTACGGCCGCCGAACTGTCTCCAGCGTGATGAATCGCGAACCGCTGATCGTGAGAATCGACGATTCGCTCGAAGACGCCGCGGCCTATGTCGGCGCGCGTCTGCAATCGCCGATCACTGAGGACTTCGTGATCGTGCGCGATCAACGCTACCTCGGCGTCGGACTGGTGCTGGATCTGCTCTCGGCGATCCAGAAACAGCTGGTCGACAGCCGCAGCGACGTCTCGCGCGCCTACGACAGCCTCAAGGCCTCGCAGGCCGCGCTGGTTCAGTCCGAAAAGATGGCCTCGCTCGGTCAGATGGTGGCCGGCGTTGCGCACGAGATCAACACGCCACTGGGCTATGTGCGCAACAACGTGGAAATGTTCGCGCTGACGCTGGACGCGCTTGCCGAAACCATCGAGCACAGCGAGAGCCTGCTGCAACTGCTGCGCGAAGGCAGCGCCGACGAAGCCGAATTTGCACAGCGCCTGGGCGCGGCCACCGAATCGCTTGCGGGCATCCG is a window of Banduia mediterranea DNA encoding:
- a CDS encoding nucleoside hydrolase, with protein sequence MTRQPRFAAYPRRSPWLAGLALTVLAGPALAADRLKLILDDDVPMLHPAQLMALQSPRVDVLGITIVSGSTWRDENVAHALRMLEIIDRPEVPVVPGSAFPLVNTEKETERWESLFGKLVFKGPWMKQWVEDTVQTAPNYHAHDVVPDLPEGNPSLEASDEIAANFLIRKVREFPGEVTIIATGPLTNLALAQRLDPEFAATAKQLIYMGGSINPRQMRDSVSAAQFAREFINTPRLEFNFRWDPEAASITLRAPWKKITMIPVDPSTATELTPKLVERMSAAGTPLSKAFQDHLETGFPLWDEIATAVWLDPSIITKSSPLYVDVDTSFSAGYGQTLSWSEHYQPGLGEQLQTVVRAIDVERLENMMVELMNRPLQRGTSEQY
- a CDS encoding NAD(P)H-quinone oxidoreductase yields the protein MKAIEISEPGGPEVLKACERPRPTPGPAQVLIRVAAAGVNRPDVFQRMGAYPPPPGASDLPGLEVAGTIVDGDCGDSGFAVGDRVCALVHGGGYAEYCLADNGVCLPIPDGLDEIQAAVLPETCFTVWSNVFDRAALAPGESLLVQGGSSGIGVTAIQIASALGHPVFATAGSAEKCQACESLGATAINYREQDFVAVVREHTGGRGVDVILDMVAGDYVPREIDCLAEDGRIVIIALLGGARATVNLGKIMSRRLSVSGSTLRPRSVAFKAAIAAQLRQRVWPLIESGQLKPVIHQIFALDDAAEAHRMMESSAHIGKLVLKL
- a CDS encoding sensor histidine kinase, with product MSESPRSIVSLLIEVRPISPVTSIAEAADLLLGNEYDRLLCLPIVSNGTVVGVLSRNQLNQIFMHRYGRELYGRRTVSSVMNREPLIVRIDDSLEDAAAYVGARLQSPITEDFVIVRDQRYLGVGLVLDLLSAIQKQLVDSRSDVSRAYDSLKASQAALVQSEKMASLGQMVAGVAHEINTPLGYVRNNVEMFALTLDALAETIEHSESLLQLLREGSADEAEFAQRLGAATESLAGIRESVLIDDTRELLTDTLFGADSIRDLVLGLRDFSRLDQAPVDAVDLHACIEQALTIANNAIKSRVQVIRRFGTLPTVSCSPSQINQVLLNLIVNASQAIEHDQGKLLIKTSDEDGWARISIQDNGKGIAPEHLKRIFDPFFTTKPVGEGTGLGLSICYQIVQAHGGRIDVVSEPGRGTRFVISLPQSQPGQSAQAA